The following are from one region of the Phormidium sp. PBR-2020 genome:
- a CDS encoding S-layer family protein, producing MVKLDNSKRQAIPFKSRLWLGASLLGGVMALSLLEAGPTLAQIEPDQTLSEPSRSLHQGDQIRIEGGTVRGDHLFHSFREFSIPESLEVHINNDPGIARIITRVTGSTPSQIDGQLGANGIADLIFINPNGIHFGETARLSLGGSFLATTASDIQFADGSSWGTTSSQDAPLLTLSVPMGLQFGETPGAILHRSQAQDSPGAMGGLQAVQLSLLGGVLQVSGGQMRSPQTLELGSFGPGTFVSLDGLGRVADVTATSLGAIELTQGASLEGGDIRLMGDRLEMTDRAQILSQPLSEPLSGGTGAIIAIEMQTQVDLEGGSRIISLNGPDVRIQTQQFNLRDNAAVVSQVRDGGQGGDMILEASEGITLTGSGFEGFNQYLAAMAGDLLQPGEVITGIFSQAVSGTAGDIHLMTDGHLNLQQGSIINQAVFESAQGGRLTFDVRGTLDVHESGILSLTLPNSRGSAADIRVNTNRLRLRDGGVLAGATFGEGDSGQITIEAQERVDLMNTRAEDFIPTGIFSNSLLGTGAAGDIHLVTTHLRGAAGGTIASNSGGFLANQLVTEGGRGGNITIEARESVELTGLSEDGSFGSGISTATFGGFPSGDVTLHTSGLILQDGAGLSTETFGPANGGRLRVTANEIYLLGQAPIFGSTSGLTSTSGRPDPQGIRPDTTGAAGDIQVWSDRIVLRDEALFNVRSFGQGPAGNLEVTAREIVLDSRSTFNAQTASGPGGNIQVRSQHLQLRNGSSINTDAGTADGGNISLTTGTLVGLENSNITANALEGRGGQVRINAEGIFGFGFQPYGRDSPTDRSDITASSLLGPEFSGEVSINSPDLNFSAALMSLPDPLTNLVMVSNCSTGESRFIITGQRGLPRTPWTAATDPMVWEDIQVPPAPTEATDATDATEPPPQPPPTPQPRLVEAEALQLDNQGTPQLVGERLPRSSILIPVNPGREGL from the coding sequence ATGGTGAAATTGGACAACAGCAAACGACAAGCGATTCCGTTTAAGTCTCGACTCTGGCTCGGGGCGAGTCTGCTGGGGGGGGTGATGGCCCTGAGTCTCCTGGAGGCGGGGCCAACCCTGGCCCAGATTGAGCCGGATCAGACCTTATCTGAGCCATCGCGATCTCTGCATCAGGGCGATCAGATTCGCATTGAGGGAGGAACAGTGCGAGGAGATCATCTCTTCCATAGTTTTCGGGAGTTTTCCATTCCCGAATCCCTTGAGGTTCATATCAATAATGACCCCGGCATTGCCAGGATTATTACCCGAGTCACCGGCTCAACGCCTTCTCAAATCGATGGACAACTCGGGGCTAACGGAATCGCCGATTTGATTTTCATCAACCCCAATGGCATTCATTTTGGCGAAACGGCGCGGTTATCCCTAGGGGGGAGTTTTTTAGCCACGACCGCCTCGGACATTCAGTTTGCCGATGGCAGCAGTTGGGGGACAACCTCCTCTCAAGATGCCCCTCTATTGACTCTCTCGGTTCCCATGGGCCTTCAGTTTGGCGAAACCCCTGGGGCGATTCTTCATCGTTCTCAGGCCCAGGATAGCCCGGGAGCTATGGGAGGCTTACAGGCGGTCCAGCTGAGCCTGTTGGGGGGGGTGCTACAGGTGAGTGGAGGACAGATGCGTTCGCCCCAAACCCTGGAATTGGGCAGTTTTGGCCCCGGAACTTTTGTCAGTCTCGATGGCCTGGGACGGGTGGCAGATGTGACGGCGACCTCGTTGGGAGCGATCGAGTTAACTCAGGGAGCATCTCTGGAGGGAGGGGACATTCGCCTGATGGGCGATCGCCTGGAGATGACCGATAGAGCGCAGATTCTCTCACAACCTCTCTCAGAACCTCTCTCAGGGGGAACCGGAGCGATTATCGCTATCGAGATGCAGACTCAGGTTGACCTAGAAGGGGGATCTCGCATCATCTCCCTCAATGGTCCCGATGTGCGGATTCAGACGCAGCAGTTCAACCTTAGAGATAACGCCGCTGTGGTCAGTCAAGTCCGTGACGGCGGCCAAGGAGGCGATATGATCCTTGAGGCCAGCGAAGGAATCACCCTAACTGGCAGCGGTTTTGAGGGGTTCAATCAGTATTTAGCTGCCATGGCCGGGGATCTCCTGCAACCGGGAGAGGTCATAACCGGGATCTTTTCCCAGGCCGTTTCGGGTACTGCTGGGGATATTCACCTGATGACCGATGGCCATCTTAACCTCCAGCAAGGCTCAATCATCAATCAGGCGGTGTTTGAGTCAGCCCAAGGGGGACGGCTCACCTTTGACGTGAGGGGAACCCTAGATGTGCATGAATCTGGTATTTTAAGCCTCACCCTTCCCAATAGTCGAGGGTCAGCCGCTGATATCCGCGTCAACACCAACCGGTTACGCCTCCGTGACGGTGGGGTCTTAGCAGGAGCCACCTTTGGCGAGGGAGATAGCGGTCAAATCACCATTGAGGCCCAGGAAAGGGTTGACCTGATGAATACTCGTGCCGAGGACTTCATTCCCACAGGGATTTTCAGCAACTCCCTCTTGGGAACTGGGGCCGCCGGTGATATTCATTTGGTCACAACTCATCTGAGGGGGGCAGCGGGTGGCACAATTGCCTCCAACAGTGGCGGTTTTTTGGCTAACCAACTGGTGACAGAAGGGGGTCGAGGGGGCAACATCACCATTGAAGCCAGAGAATCCGTTGAACTGACTGGATTATCCGAGGATGGCAGCTTCGGCAGTGGCATTAGTACCGCCACCTTTGGTGGCTTTCCCTCTGGGGATGTGACCCTCCACACCTCCGGTTTAATTCTTCAAGATGGAGCCGGGTTATCCACAGAAACCTTCGGTCCGGCGAATGGAGGACGGTTAAGGGTTACGGCAAACGAGATCTATTTATTGGGCCAAGCCCCCATCTTCGGCTCAACAAGCGGACTCACCTCAACCTCAGGACGCCCAGATCCCCAAGGTATTCGCCCAGACACCACGGGAGCTGCTGGGGATATCCAGGTCTGGAGCGATCGCATTGTCCTGCGTGATGAGGCTCTCTTCAATGTTCGTAGTTTCGGACAGGGGCCCGCCGGGAACTTAGAGGTAACGGCTCGTGAGATTGTGTTAGATAGCAGGAGCACATTTAATGCCCAGACCGCATCGGGGCCGGGGGGCAATATCCAGGTGCGATCGCAGCATTTACAACTACGCAACGGCAGTAGCATCAATACCGATGCCGGAACCGCTGACGGGGGCAATATCAGCCTCACGACGGGGACCCTGGTGGGATTGGAAAACAGTAATATCACCGCCAATGCTCTCGAAGGTCGCGGTGGACAAGTTCGCATTAATGCAGAGGGCATTTTCGGCTTTGGGTTTCAACCCTATGGGCGGGACTCGCCAACAGACCGAAGTGATATCACCGCCAGTTCCCTCCTCGGTCCCGAGTTTAGTGGCGAAGTCAGCATCAACAGTCCGGATCTCAACTTTTCCGCCGCCTTGATGTCTCTACCCGACCCCTTAACCAACTTAGTCATGGTATCCAATTGCAGCACCGGGGAGAGTCGTTTTATCATCACGGGCCAGAGGGGATTACCCCGAACCCCCTGGACAGCGGCAACCGACCCAATGGTTTGGGAAGACATACAAGTTCCGCCGGCCCCAACTGAAGCAACCGACGCAACCGACGCAACCGAACCGCCGCCACAGCCACCCCCAACCCCCCAACCGCGACTGGTCGAAGCGGAGGCCTTACAATTGGACAACCAAGGAACTCCCCAGCTTGTCGGCGAGCGACTCCCTCGATCGAGTATCCTGATCCCAGTCAATCCTGGGCGTGAAGGGCTATAA